From Homalodisca vitripennis isolate AUS2020 chromosome 1, UT_GWSS_2.1, whole genome shotgun sequence, the proteins below share one genomic window:
- the LOC124369943 gene encoding protein ANTAGONIST OF LIKE HETEROCHROMATIN PROTEIN 1-like has protein sequence MADASVLGLAYILLQEEEEEEILLVKFKKNENPHPLYLSRCQEGFQKILIQRHLLQDDSMFRKFFRLNRVQFDYILSFGESFASLSFAFRIPASYISCIIKEVLEVCSARLPAEFMPTPTTQDLLLLSKAFEELWNFPNCILAVDGKHVRISCPASSGSQFFNYKEYFSIVLLAFVDANYKFVMVDIGSYGREGDSGILEKSNLGGLIRNEQFYPPPRTVGTKELPYVIVGDEAFKLSMHLMKPFTRPEARTNKRKAVFNYRLSRARRVSENSFALLSQVFRVFYTPIAVNPGVTDKLILTACCLHNMLRDAYLEENGQCYFELSNSEPLPSQNMIPLRAGGGFGNLEGFDIRDRFCDYFNSKSGSVHWQMTHVNKTDEQLKRKRKPY, from the exons ATGGCAGATGCATCAGTGTTGGGGTTAGCCTATATTCTACTGCAAGAAGAAGAGGAAGAAGAAATATTGTTGGTTAAGTTCAAAAAGAATGAAAATCCACATCCATTGTACCTATCAAGATGCCAAGAGGGGtttcaaaagattttaattcAGAGACATCTTCTGCAGGACGACTCAATGTTCAGAAAGTTTTTTCGTTTGAATAGAGTCCAGTTTGATTACATATTATCAT TTGGAGAAAGCTTCGCTTCTTTGTCATTTGCATTCCGAATACCAGCAAGTTATATAAGTTGTATTATCAAGGAAGTATTAGAAGTATGCAGTGCAAGACTTCCAGCTGAATTCATGCCAACTCCTACTACTCAAGACCTCCTCTTACTGTCGAAGGCCTTTGAAGAATTATGGAATTTTCCCAATTGTATATTGGCAGTAGATGGAAAACATGTACGGATTTCTTGTCCAGCAAGTAGTGGATcccaattttttaattacaaagagtacTTTTCAATAGTTTTGCTAGCTTTTGTAGATGCTAATTATAAGTTTGTTATGGTTGACATTGGTTCCTACGGACGCGAAGGAGACAGTGgtattttagaaaaatctaaCTTAGGGGGGCTAATCAGAAATGAACAGTTCTATCCTCCACCAAGGACTGTAGGTACAAAAGAGCTTCCTTATGTTATAGTAGGTGATGAAGCCTTTAAACTTTCAATGCATTTAATGAAACCTTTCACAAGACCAGAAGCTCGTACTAATAAAAGAAAAGCTGTTTTCAACTACAGACTGTCTCGTGCAAGAAGAGTATCGGAAAATTCCTTTGCATTACTGTCTCAAGTTTTTCGTGTTTTTTATACCCCAATAGCAGTCAACCCAGGGGTCACAGACAAGTTAATATTGACTGCCTGTTGCCTGCACAATATGCTACGCGATGCGTACCTTGAAGAAAATGGCCAGTGTTATTTTGAGCTCTCCAACTCGGAACCATTACCATCACAAAATATGATTCCTTTGCGTGCTGGAGGTGGCTTTGGTAACCTTGAAGGTTTTGACATAAGAGACCGTTTTTGTGACTACTTTAATAGCAAAAGTGGATCCGTACATTGGCAAATGACACACGTCAACAAGACAGACGAACAATTAAAGAGGAAAAGAAAACCCTATTAA